A window from Citrobacter amalonaticus encodes these proteins:
- a CDS encoding GNAT family N-acetyltransferase has protein sequence MTLAKSCYVLDAGAIEARIDELCDVLTDCVTRGASVSFVLPFTCSKARAFWHDVAQSAGRGDRVVLALDNPSGVIVGTVQLILKQPENQPHRADVAKLLVHSSARRQGFARQLMTALETCAIQQQKTQLVLDTATGSDAELFYHSCGWRKAGEIPNYALMPDGKLTGTTLFYKSL, from the coding sequence ATGACCCTGGCAAAATCCTGTTATGTGTTGGATGCGGGAGCTATCGAGGCGAGAATTGATGAGCTCTGTGACGTCCTGACCGACTGTGTGACGCGCGGCGCATCAGTCAGTTTTGTATTACCGTTTACCTGTTCAAAAGCACGTGCATTCTGGCATGACGTCGCGCAAAGTGCGGGCAGAGGGGATCGTGTCGTTCTTGCGCTCGACAACCCCTCAGGCGTGATTGTCGGTACCGTGCAACTCATTCTCAAGCAGCCGGAAAATCAACCTCATCGCGCGGACGTGGCGAAACTTTTAGTTCACTCCAGCGCACGTCGTCAGGGATTTGCTCGTCAGTTGATGACGGCGCTGGAAACGTGCGCAATACAGCAGCAAAAAACGCAGCTTGTGCTGGATACCGCTACAGGAAGCGATGCTGAGTTGTTCTACCACTCTTGCGGCTGGCGCAAAGCCGGTGAGATCCCTAATTATGCGCTGATGCCAGATGGAAAGCTGACCGGCACCACGCTTTTCTATAAATCTCTATAA
- a CDS encoding tagaturonate reductase: protein MKTLNRRDFPGAHYPERIIQFGEGNFLRAFIDWQVDLLNEHTDLNSGVVIVRPIESTFPPSLSTQDGLYTTIIRGLNEQGEAVSDARLIRSVNREISVYGDYDAFLKLAHNPEMRFVFSNTTEAGISYHAGDKFDDAPAVSYPAKLTRLLFERYSHFNGASDKGWIIIPCELIDYNGDALRELVLRYAQEWSLPAAFITWLDQANVFCSTLVDRIVTGYPRDEAAQLESELGYHDGFLDTAEHFYLFVIQGPKSLAAELRLDKYPLNVLIVEDIKPYKERKVAILNGAHTALVPVAFQAGLDTVGEAMNDTEICAFVEKAIYEEIIPVLDLPRDELESFASAVTGRFRNPYIKHQLLSIALNGMTKFRTRILPQLLAGQKANGQLPARLTFALAALIAFYRGERNGEAYPVQDDAHWITRFQQLWSQHGDRQMTTQQLVSDVLAVEEHWEQDLTKVAGLVEQVAADLDAILSKGMREAVKPLC, encoded by the coding sequence GTGAAAACACTTAACCGTCGCGATTTTCCCGGTGCTCACTATCCTGAACGCATCATTCAGTTTGGTGAAGGTAACTTCCTTCGCGCCTTTATTGACTGGCAAGTTGATCTGCTGAATGAACATACCGATCTGAATTCTGGTGTGGTCATTGTTCGACCTATTGAAAGTACTTTCCCACCTTCACTCAGTACCCAGGATGGTCTTTACACGACAATCATTCGCGGTCTGAATGAACAGGGAGAAGCCGTCAGCGATGCTCGTCTGATACGTTCGGTGAATCGTGAAATCAGCGTTTACGGTGATTACGATGCGTTCCTGAAACTGGCGCACAATCCTGAGATGCGTTTTGTGTTCTCTAACACCACGGAAGCAGGTATCAGTTATCACGCAGGTGATAAATTTGATGATGCGCCAGCGGTAAGTTATCCGGCAAAGCTGACGCGTCTGCTGTTTGAACGCTACAGCCATTTCAACGGCGCGTCGGATAAAGGCTGGATCATCATCCCTTGCGAACTGATTGATTATAATGGTGATGCCTTACGTGAGCTGGTGCTGCGCTATGCGCAGGAGTGGTCACTGCCAGCGGCATTTATCACCTGGCTGGATCAGGCAAACGTCTTCTGTTCCACGCTGGTGGACCGTATTGTCACGGGTTATCCGCGCGATGAAGCGGCGCAACTGGAGAGCGAACTGGGCTATCACGATGGTTTCCTCGATACAGCCGAACACTTTTATCTGTTTGTGATCCAGGGACCGAAATCACTGGCAGCAGAACTGCGTCTCGATAAATATCCGCTTAACGTTCTGATTGTTGAGGATATTAAGCCGTACAAAGAGCGTAAAGTGGCCATCCTTAACGGTGCGCACACGGCGCTGGTACCGGTGGCATTCCAGGCAGGACTGGATACGGTCGGCGAGGCGATGAATGACACCGAAATCTGCGCCTTTGTGGAAAAAGCGATTTATGAGGAGATCATCCCGGTTCTCGATCTGCCGCGTGATGAACTGGAGTCATTTGCCAGTGCGGTTACCGGACGTTTCCGTAACCCCTATATTAAGCACCAGTTGCTGTCGATTGCGTTGAACGGGATGACTAAATTCCGCACCCGCATTCTTCCCCAGTTGTTGGCAGGGCAGAAGGCGAACGGCCAACTCCCGGCTCGTCTGACCTTCGCGTTAGCCGCCCTGATTGCGTTCTATCGCGGTGAGCGTAATGGGGAAGCTTACCCGGTTCAGGACGATGCGCACTGGATCACCCGTTTTCAGCAACTCTGGAGCCAGCATGGCGATCGCCAGATGACGACTCAGCAACTGGTGAGTGACGTGCTGGCGGTAGAAGAACACTGGGAGCAAGACCTGACGAAAGTGGCAGGGCTGGTTGAGCAGGTGGCTGCCGATCTCGATGCCATTCTGTCAAAAGGAATGCGAGAAGCGGTGAAACCGCTTTGCTAA
- a CDS encoding bestrophin family protein, with product MIVRPQQHWLRLIFVWHGSVLAKISSRLLLNFLLSIVVIVLLPWYTMLGIKFTLAPFSILGVAIAIFLGFRNNACYSRYVEARQLWGQLMIASRSLLREVKTVLPDDRELGQFVRLQIAFAHCLRMTLRRKPQAEPLAKYLSTEDLQRVFASHSPANRILLIMGEWLATRRRDGQLSDILFHSLNNRLNDMSAVLAGCERIANTPVPFAYTLILHRTVYLFCIMLPFALVVDLHYMTPFISVLISYTFISLDALAEELEDPFGTENNDLPLDAICNAIEIDLLEMNDESTIPAKLMPDKHYQLT from the coding sequence ATGATCGTTCGTCCGCAACAGCACTGGTTACGCCTGATATTCGTCTGGCACGGCTCTGTACTGGCAAAAATCTCTTCCCGCTTGCTGCTTAATTTTCTGCTGTCTATTGTCGTGATCGTCCTGCTGCCGTGGTATACGATGCTGGGTATCAAATTTACCCTTGCACCGTTCAGCATCCTCGGTGTGGCAATCGCTATCTTTTTGGGTTTTCGTAATAACGCCTGTTATTCCCGTTATGTTGAGGCGCGTCAACTCTGGGGACAATTGATGATCGCTTCTCGTTCACTGCTGCGGGAAGTCAAAACGGTCTTACCGGATGACCGCGAGTTAGGGCAGTTTGTCCGACTGCAAATCGCCTTCGCTCACTGTCTGCGCATGACGCTGCGGCGTAAACCGCAGGCTGAGCCGCTGGCGAAGTATCTTAGCACGGAAGATCTGCAACGTGTATTTGCCTCTCACTCTCCGGCAAACCGCATTTTACTGATAATGGGTGAATGGCTGGCGACACGTCGTCGAGACGGGCAACTCTCGGATATCCTGTTTCATAGTTTAAACAATCGCTTAAATGACATGTCCGCCGTTCTTGCCGGTTGCGAAAGAATCGCCAATACGCCGGTCCCGTTTGCCTATACGCTGATCCTCCATCGCACCGTTTATCTGTTTTGCATCATGCTGCCTTTCGCCCTGGTGGTCGATCTGCATTACATGACGCCTTTTATTTCGGTCCTCATCTCCTATACCTTCATCTCTCTGGATGCACTGGCGGAAGAACTGGAGGATCCGTTTGGAACAGAGAATAACGATTTGCCCCTGGATGCTATCTGTAATGCCATCGAAATTGACCTGCTGGAGATGAATGATGAATCGACCATTCCAGCGAAACTGATGCCGGATAAGCACTACCAGTTGACGTAA
- a CDS encoding autotransporter outer membrane beta-barrel domain-containing protein, whose amino-acid sequence MNAIQSGMNDTPRVDAKASTPSLVSIKSLSPLPVIPGLLLATTGLFAPTGLLAEEIRCESETAAECIEKKIKATKTLTASWTPTTANSSVLINENAQVILSAEVNNEPGWREFGSLTVGQGTKGELTIRGRTIKSSASAIGNGAVGIVTLTEGAQWDLSGENLFVGKNNGDGTLTVKEGSQISNINELRIGEFYADAKGLTTVEGENSSIRSGWAVVGDQAEGRLDILNGGQLSVSRHMNIGYVGKTLNSTLKGNGVVNVDGENSLLEVGTLLILGGFGTTPNDAKGELNISNGGKVKTGEGIWLGIGTGSTATLNIGGKPGETAQEAGSIETPLIILSDTNQKNSTATLNFNHSSEDYSLNAAIKGYGNVNHSGPGTTQLSGDNRYTGNTHISRGTLSAGSVTGFSPNSDFTVGEGATLDLNGYSQTIQSLQLGGRLSFGDPLANRDALALSSSVLTVRGDYNSDNGLLSLNSTQDQVQQKPVVNQLNVLGNTAGTTRVVLKELGNVAVGDLNGARVVQVAGDSAGEFVAQSRLVAGGYDYALLRGVESENDDGIMDSNHWYLVNTWALVDDIDPIDDPIIEPKEDDPIPLPTPSPGVERSSAAVMRPEMGAYLANRRAANTLFVTRLHDRLGETQYIDPITGETRVTSLWLRNVGGHTRFHDRSGQLSSQSNRYVVQIGGDLAQWSSGLEDRWHLGVMTGYANSQSNTRSSLSHYRADSTVSGYSAGLYATWYADNAAKQGTWIDAWVLYNWFENTVRGESLAEERYRSKGITASLEMGHTIKLAEQPRLSYWLQPQAQLIWMGVSADDHREDNGTWVRDRGKDNLQSRLGVKAFMQGYPIRDEGKDRLFQPFVELNWLHNTRNDTVSMNEISGSVDGAKNIAELRTGVEAKIDSRLHLWGNIGQQIGSEGFSDTQAVLGLKLLF is encoded by the coding sequence ATGAACGCTATTCAATCAGGAATGAATGACACCCCGCGTGTCGATGCAAAGGCGTCGACGCCATCACTGGTATCAATAAAGTCTCTCTCTCCGTTGCCGGTTATTCCAGGACTGCTGCTTGCCACCACCGGTCTTTTTGCCCCGACAGGTCTGTTGGCAGAGGAAATACGCTGCGAAAGTGAAACGGCCGCAGAGTGTATTGAGAAAAAAATCAAAGCGACAAAGACATTAACAGCATCCTGGACGCCCACGACGGCGAACAGTAGTGTTCTTATTAACGAAAATGCCCAGGTCATTTTATCTGCGGAAGTGAATAACGAGCCTGGTTGGCGTGAGTTTGGCTCCCTGACCGTCGGTCAGGGCACAAAAGGTGAACTCACAATAAGAGGACGCACCATTAAATCCTCTGCAAGCGCGATTGGTAATGGTGCTGTCGGAATTGTGACGTTAACCGAAGGTGCGCAATGGGATCTCAGTGGCGAGAATCTGTTTGTCGGCAAAAATAACGGCGACGGAACATTAACCGTTAAAGAGGGAAGTCAGATCTCCAATATTAACGAACTGCGCATCGGTGAATTTTATGCTGATGCAAAAGGACTGACCACGGTAGAAGGTGAGAATTCGTCGATCCGTTCCGGTTGGGCTGTTGTGGGCGATCAGGCAGAGGGCCGACTGGATATTTTGAACGGTGGTCAACTTTCAGTTAGTAGACATATGAATATTGGCTATGTCGGAAAGACGTTAAACTCAACGCTTAAAGGAAACGGCGTCGTGAATGTCGACGGCGAAAATTCTCTTTTAGAGGTTGGTACATTACTCATTTTAGGGGGCTTTGGAACCACGCCAAATGATGCCAAAGGTGAACTTAATATCAGTAATGGCGGCAAAGTTAAGACAGGAGAGGGAATCTGGCTTGGCATAGGGACAGGAAGTACCGCCACACTGAATATAGGTGGCAAACCCGGTGAAACTGCACAAGAAGCAGGATCTATCGAGACGCCGCTCATTATACTGAGTGACACAAACCAGAAAAATAGTACTGCAACACTGAACTTTAACCACTCCAGCGAAGATTATTCTCTTAATGCAGCGATAAAAGGCTACGGTAATGTCAACCATAGCGGACCGGGTACGACGCAACTGAGCGGCGATAATCGTTATACCGGAAATACTCACATCAGTCGCGGAACGCTCAGCGCCGGAAGTGTCACAGGTTTTAGCCCGAATTCTGATTTTACTGTCGGGGAGGGCGCCACACTCGATCTGAACGGCTACAGTCAGACCATTCAGTCACTTCAGCTTGGTGGGAGGCTGAGCTTTGGCGATCCGCTGGCCAACCGCGATGCTCTGGCGCTGTCAAGTAGTGTTCTGACGGTCAGGGGCGATTACAACAGTGACAATGGCTTACTGAGCCTGAACAGCACACAGGATCAAGTGCAACAAAAACCGGTGGTTAACCAGCTTAATGTCTTGGGAAACACCGCAGGAACAACCCGGGTCGTGTTGAAGGAATTAGGCAATGTCGCAGTTGGTGATCTGAACGGTGCGCGAGTTGTCCAGGTTGCAGGGGATTCTGCGGGTGAATTTGTTGCCCAAAGCCGTCTGGTTGCCGGGGGGTATGATTACGCGCTTTTGCGCGGAGTTGAAAGTGAAAATGACGACGGGATCATGGATTCCAACCATTGGTATCTGGTCAATACCTGGGCGCTCGTCGACGATATCGATCCTATAGATGACCCGATTATTGAACCGAAAGAGGATGATCCGATTCCCTTGCCTACGCCATCCCCAGGCGTCGAGCGCTCATCCGCGGCGGTGATGCGCCCGGAAATGGGGGCATACCTGGCAAACCGCAGGGCGGCTAACACCCTGTTTGTTACCCGTTTGCACGACCGGTTAGGTGAAACGCAGTATATCGACCCGATCACCGGGGAAACGCGTGTCACCAGTCTGTGGTTACGCAATGTTGGCGGGCATACTCGTTTTCATGACCGTTCCGGCCAGCTAAGCAGCCAAAGTAATCGTTATGTGGTGCAGATTGGTGGCGATCTGGCTCAGTGGAGTTCCGGTCTGGAGGATCGCTGGCATCTTGGTGTCATGACGGGTTATGCCAACAGTCAGAGCAATACCCGGTCATCATTATCCCATTATCGTGCGGACAGCACGGTTTCAGGTTACAGCGCAGGCTTGTACGCGACCTGGTATGCCGATAATGCCGCGAAGCAGGGGACCTGGATAGACGCATGGGTGCTCTACAACTGGTTTGAAAACACGGTACGCGGAGAATCTCTGGCGGAGGAACGCTATCGTTCGAAAGGAATTACCGCATCTCTTGAGATGGGACATACCATTAAACTGGCTGAACAACCGCGTCTGAGTTACTGGTTGCAACCGCAAGCGCAGCTTATCTGGATGGGCGTCTCTGCTGACGATCACCGTGAAGATAACGGCACATGGGTGCGGGATAGAGGGAAGGATAATCTACAAAGTCGTCTTGGGGTAAAAGCCTTTATGCAGGGTTACCCTATTCGCGATGAAGGTAAAGATCGACTCTTTCAACCTTTTGTTGAGCTGAACTGGCTGCATAATACGCGTAATGATACGGTCTCAATGAATGAGATCAGTGGCTCTGTCGATGGAGCGAAAAATATTGCAGAGCTTAGAACGGGCGTTGAGGCGAAAATAGATTCGCGCCTGCATCTGTGGGGAAATATTGGTCAGCAGATCGGTAGTGAGGGATTTAGCGATACCCAGGCAGTGCTTGGTCTGAAGCTGCTCTTTTAA
- a CDS encoding CaiF/GrlA family transcriptional regulator: MPEEIRHLGEMPLFRAVAWWGFLRNKEFSRNDVSQAFHIDLRRASGILHYLCHRYDKHDIEFSVRKTAVRGGHCQLLVKIHSPATAGNLTAPPAKAAPATRQVKKSTATDDRQLSHWLLSRPTGNNEAKLAAWKAACPLRE; this comes from the coding sequence ATGCCCGAGGAAATCCGGCATTTAGGGGAAATGCCGCTGTTCAGAGCCGTTGCCTGGTGGGGATTTCTGCGCAATAAAGAATTTTCACGCAATGACGTAAGCCAGGCATTTCATATTGACCTGCGCCGGGCCAGCGGGATACTGCATTATCTTTGTCACCGCTACGATAAACACGACATCGAATTCAGCGTTCGCAAAACGGCAGTACGGGGCGGACATTGTCAGCTATTAGTCAAAATACATTCACCGGCGACGGCGGGGAACTTAACGGCACCGCCTGCCAAAGCGGCACCTGCAACTCGTCAGGTAAAGAAGAGTACCGCAACGGACGATCGTCAGCTTTCACACTGGCTATTATCACGACCAACCGGGAATAATGAAGCGAAGCTGGCCGCCTGGAAAGCAGCCTGTCCGCTGAGAGAGTGA
- the tam gene encoding trans-aconitate 2-methyltransferase, producing MSDWNPALYMQYGAERSRPAAELLARIQLEHVSSVVDLGCGPGNSTALLQSRWPGASITGVDTSPAMLDEARTALPNCHFVEADIRQFQPVTPPDVIYANASLQWIPDHYDLFPRLVTLLNDNGILAVQMPDNWLEPTHVLMREVAYEQDYPNRGRDALPGVHAYYDILSEAGCEVDIWRTTYYHRMRSHQAIIDWVSATGLRPWLQDLNEHEQQRFLERYHQLLQEQYPLQEDGQILLAFPRLFVIARRQS from the coding sequence ATGTCCGACTGGAATCCGGCGTTGTATATGCAGTATGGCGCAGAACGTTCAAGACCCGCCGCTGAACTGCTGGCCAGAATTCAACTTGAGCATGTCTCTTCCGTGGTTGATTTGGGATGCGGCCCCGGTAACAGTACGGCGTTACTCCAAAGCCGCTGGCCTGGAGCGAGTATTACCGGTGTAGATACCTCTCCAGCGATGCTGGATGAGGCTCGAACGGCTTTGCCAAATTGTCACTTTGTTGAAGCGGATATTCGTCAGTTTCAACCCGTCACACCGCCCGATGTCATTTATGCCAATGCCTCGCTACAGTGGATCCCCGATCACTATGATCTGTTTCCCCGCCTGGTCACCCTGCTGAATGATAACGGCATTCTGGCCGTGCAAATGCCGGATAACTGGCTGGAACCTACACACGTGCTGATGCGTGAAGTGGCTTATGAACAGGATTATCCGAATCGTGGTCGTGACGCCCTGCCCGGCGTTCACGCCTACTACGACATTCTGAGCGAAGCGGGATGCGAAGTGGATATCTGGCGCACAACCTATTATCACAGGATGCGTTCCCATCAGGCGATTATTGACTGGGTCAGTGCCACAGGGTTGCGCCCCTGGCTGCAGGATCTCAATGAACACGAACAGCAACGGTTCCTGGAGCGTTATCATCAGCTTTTACAAGAGCAATACCCACTTCAGGAAGATGGCCAGATATTACTGGCGTTTCCGCGCTTGTTCGTGATTGCGCGTCGCCAGTCCTGA
- a CDS encoding glyoxalase/bleomycin resistance/dioxygenase family protein — protein sequence MNKPDIKGGIDIAMKVPSHQYQQTIDFYRNVIGLPEIIDKPPAVGFELGSNRLWIDEAPGLSQAELWLELFTPNFSAAEKYVEQCGVVRCDAVEPLPNGFKGGWIMNPCNIVHMLREPEAW from the coding sequence ATGAATAAACCAGATATCAAAGGTGGTATCGATATTGCGATGAAGGTCCCATCACATCAGTATCAACAGACGATTGATTTTTATCGCAATGTTATTGGATTACCGGAAATTATCGATAAGCCGCCAGCAGTCGGATTCGAACTCGGATCGAACAGGCTCTGGATTGATGAAGCGCCGGGACTCAGTCAGGCTGAACTCTGGCTGGAATTATTCACGCCTAATTTCAGCGCTGCCGAAAAATATGTTGAACAATGTGGCGTAGTCCGTTGTGACGCAGTTGAACCGTTACCCAACGGTTTCAAGGGCGGCTGGATCATGAATCCGTGCAACATTGTCCATATGCTAAGAGAGCCAGAGGCCTGGTGA
- a CDS encoding glycoside hydrolase family 10 protein gives MDICSRAVCSLSRVKKISTLVVATIFLASCSSKPPVSLVTPPKSTPTSPYKTQKLNVPVRGVWLATVSRLDWPPVASVNVSSATTRIAMQKKALTDKLDNLQSLGINTVFFQVKPDGTALWPSSILPWSDMLTGKIGENPGYDPLQFMLDEAHKRGMRVHAWFNPYRVSTNVKPSTVNELNRTVSLQPASVFVLHRDWIRTAGDRYVLDPGIPEARDWITSIVAEVVKRYPVDGVQFDDYFYAESPGSALNDNLTFRRYGQGFSSKADWRRHNTQQLIEQVSRTIRQINPDVEFGVSPAGVWRNRSHDPAGSDTRGAAAYDESYADTRLWVQQGLLDYIAPQIYWPFSRDAARYDVLAKWWADVVKPTKTRLYIGVALYKVGEPSRNEPDWTVNGGVPELKKQLDLNESMPQISGTILFRENNLNQPQAQQAVSYLRNRWSK, from the coding sequence ATGGATATCTGTTCTCGTGCCGTTTGCTCTCTGTCTCGCGTTAAAAAAATCAGTACGTTGGTTGTCGCAACGATCTTTCTGGCGAGTTGTTCATCAAAGCCGCCTGTTTCACTGGTGACGCCGCCAAAATCGACGCCGACATCGCCGTATAAGACGCAAAAACTGAATGTGCCTGTTCGCGGCGTGTGGCTGGCGACGGTTTCCCGGCTTGACTGGCCGCCGGTTGCATCCGTGAATGTCAGTAGCGCCACCACGCGGATCGCCATGCAAAAGAAAGCCCTAACAGACAAACTCGATAATTTACAGTCACTGGGTATAAATACGGTCTTCTTCCAGGTTAAACCTGACGGCACTGCCCTTTGGCCGTCATCCATTTTACCGTGGTCGGATATGCTTACCGGGAAGATTGGTGAAAATCCGGGCTACGATCCGCTCCAGTTCATGCTCGATGAAGCGCACAAACGTGGTATGCGCGTTCACGCCTGGTTCAACCCTTATCGCGTCTCCACCAATGTGAAACCGTCAACGGTGAATGAACTGAACCGTACCGTGTCGCTTCAGCCAGCCAGCGTGTTTGTCCTCCATCGCGACTGGATCCGTACCGCCGGTGACCGCTATGTTCTCGACCCGGGGATCCCGGAGGCCCGTGACTGGATAACCAGTATCGTGGCTGAAGTGGTGAAACGGTATCCGGTGGATGGCGTCCAGTTTGACGACTATTTCTACGCTGAATCCCCCGGTTCCGCGCTGAACGACAACCTGACCTTCCGGCGCTACGGCCAGGGCTTTAGCTCAAAAGCGGACTGGCGTCGGCATAACACTCAACAATTAATTGAACAGGTTTCGCGGACGATCAGACAGATCAATCCGGACGTGGAGTTTGGCGTCAGTCCAGCCGGTGTCTGGCGGAACCGTTCGCACGATCCGGCCGGATCGGATACCCGTGGCGCTGCCGCTTATGATGAGTCGTATGCTGACACGCGGCTTTGGGTTCAACAAGGCCTGCTGGACTATATCGCACCGCAAATTTACTGGCCCTTCTCTCGTGATGCGGCACGTTATGATGTGCTGGCAAAATGGTGGGCGGACGTCGTGAAACCGACAAAAACACGGCTCTATATTGGCGTTGCGTTGTATAAGGTCGGCGAGCCCTCTCGCAATGAACCGGACTGGACGGTCAACGGCGGCGTTCCGGAACTGAAGAAACAGCTCGATTTAAATGAATCAATGCCACAAATCAGCGGCACGATTTTGTTCAGAGAAAACAATCTCAACCAACCGCAGGCCCAGCAGGCTGTCAGTTACCTGAGAAATCGCTGGTCTAAGTGA
- a CDS encoding diguanylate cyclase: MEMYLKRMKDEWVALVEQTDPHIRRLASEIAIAHAHALSIEFYRIVLADPHAEEFLSNEQVERQLKSALEKWIVDVLSSEVDNIDELIKIQHTVAEVHARIGIPVELVEMGFRVLKKILYPIIIDSHHEATHKLLVYHFSINSIDLAMEVMSRAFSFSESTAAKEDENYRIFSLLENAEEEKERQIAALLSWEMDIIYKVLLDSDLGNSLPLSQADFGLWFNHKGRHYFSGIAEVGHISRLIQDFDGVFHHTSGTTKTLSNKASRVKFLLQIRNTVSQIITLLRELFEEVSRHEVGMDVLTKLLNRRFLPTIFKREIAHANRAGTPLSILIIDVDKFKEINDTWGHNTGDEILRRVSQAFYDNVRSSDYVFRYGGDEFIIVLTEATQTDTLRIAERIRSRVEKTKIKSPAGDFIPLSLSIGAAMFNGHPDYERLIQIADEALYTAKRRGRNCVELWKPAS; the protein is encoded by the coding sequence ATGGAGATGTATCTTAAAAGAATGAAAGACGAATGGGTCGCGCTGGTTGAACAGACCGACCCTCACATTCGCAGACTCGCTTCTGAGATAGCGATCGCCCATGCCCATGCTTTAAGCATTGAGTTTTATCGTATTGTTCTCGCCGATCCGCATGCTGAGGAGTTTTTGAGTAATGAACAGGTTGAGCGCCAACTCAAAAGCGCACTTGAAAAGTGGATTGTGGATGTGCTCTCCAGTGAAGTCGACAATATTGATGAACTGATAAAAATACAGCATACGGTGGCTGAAGTGCATGCGCGTATCGGTATTCCGGTGGAACTGGTTGAAATGGGTTTTCGCGTACTGAAGAAAATTCTCTATCCGATCATCATTGACAGCCACCATGAAGCGACACATAAGCTGCTTGTTTACCACTTCTCCATTAACAGTATTGATCTGGCGATGGAAGTCATGTCCAGAGCCTTCTCCTTTAGTGAAAGTACCGCAGCAAAAGAAGATGAAAACTACCGTATTTTTTCTTTGCTGGAAAACGCAGAAGAAGAGAAAGAGCGCCAAATCGCCGCGTTACTGTCGTGGGAAATGGACATTATCTATAAGGTCTTACTCGACTCCGATCTCGGCAACAGCCTGCCGTTAAGCCAGGCGGATTTTGGTTTGTGGTTTAATCATAAAGGACGTCATTATTTCAGTGGTATTGCGGAAGTCGGTCACATCTCACGACTGATTCAGGACTTTGACGGCGTGTTTCACCACACCAGTGGGACAACGAAAACGTTAAGCAATAAAGCATCACGGGTGAAATTCCTGCTGCAAATCCGCAATACCGTCTCGCAGATCATTACGCTACTGCGTGAATTGTTTGAGGAAGTGTCCCGCCATGAGGTAGGGATGGATGTACTGACCAAATTACTCAACCGACGTTTCCTGCCAACCATCTTCAAGCGGGAAATCGCCCATGCTAATCGCGCCGGCACCCCCCTCTCTATTCTTATTATTGATGTCGATAAATTTAAAGAGATCAATGATACCTGGGGGCACAATACCGGTGATGAGATCCTTCGTCGGGTGTCTCAGGCTTTTTATGACAACGTTCGCAGCAGTGATTACGTTTTTCGCTACGGTGGCGATGAATTTATTATTGTTCTTACTGAAGCGACACAAACCGATACGCTACGTATTGCGGAGCGTATTCGCAGTCGCGTCGAGAAAACAAAAATAAAATCGCCTGCGGGGGATTTTATTCCGCTTTCATTGTCCATTGGGGCAGCGATGTTTAATGGTCATCCGGATTATGAACGTTTAATTCAGATAGCAGACGAAGCGTTATATACCGCAAAAAGACGGGGCAGAAATTGTGTTGAACTGTGGAAACCCGCTTCTTAA